A genomic segment from Candidatus Baltobacteraceae bacterium encodes:
- a CDS encoding TonB-dependent receptor — protein LRASIGKYAEPPNAAFEQYSSLQENLPGVLAAFVPFGFNTPGHTVRPATSINADFSLEHHIKNTDWSFKLSPFLRKTKDQIQQFFLDQQSGFVSGLNVGRQTSEGLEFQLNKGDFSRNGLSGQLAFTYTHSVISYDKLANGNTVLAGINSDIDSFNKLTQAGGGAACYDSTGAAAPCSAATIANPYYGATPQGHISADNVPTYDLLPGPIGASAASYGVPYFAALILNYKHDKFAITPTVQFQGGGRYGSPESNYGIDPTAGCKPLAGTVSTSDPRYIYGGQPGAAGYDATSCAGVLPVPNTFTKQFDNLGAFVQPSQIVANVQVSYEASPKITLIGTFANVVNSCFGGSKTAWTSNDHNVCSYNIVGAGAIPPVGNVYNPGTPISQFVKYPYLANLGSVNVDGSSTKTPFNFFLEAKIKL, from the coding sequence CTTCGCGCATCGATCGGCAAATACGCCGAGCCGCCGAACGCCGCGTTCGAACAGTACAGCTCGCTGCAAGAGAACCTTCCGGGCGTTCTTGCCGCGTTCGTACCGTTCGGCTTTAACACGCCGGGCCACACGGTTCGTCCCGCAACCTCGATCAACGCGGACTTCTCGCTCGAGCACCACATCAAGAACACGGACTGGTCCTTCAAACTCTCCCCGTTCCTACGCAAGACGAAGGATCAAATCCAACAGTTCTTCCTGGATCAGCAGAGCGGATTCGTCTCCGGCCTCAACGTCGGCCGTCAGACGAGCGAAGGTCTCGAGTTCCAATTGAACAAGGGCGACTTCTCGCGTAACGGTCTCTCCGGTCAGCTGGCGTTCACGTACACGCACAGCGTCATCAGCTACGACAAGCTGGCGAACGGAAACACCGTGCTCGCGGGCATCAACTCCGACATCGACTCGTTCAATAAACTGACCCAGGCCGGCGGCGGCGCGGCGTGCTACGATTCCACCGGTGCGGCTGCTCCTTGCAGCGCGGCAACGATCGCGAATCCGTACTATGGCGCGACTCCTCAAGGCCACATCAGCGCTGACAACGTTCCGACCTACGACCTGCTGCCGGGCCCGATTGGCGCTTCGGCTGCATCGTACGGCGTACCGTACTTCGCAGCGTTGATCCTCAACTACAAACACGACAAGTTCGCGATCACCCCGACCGTCCAATTCCAGGGCGGCGGTCGTTACGGATCGCCCGAGTCGAACTACGGTATCGACCCGACCGCAGGCTGCAAGCCGCTTGCGGGAACTGTCTCCACCTCAGATCCGCGCTACATCTACGGCGGCCAGCCTGGCGCAGCCGGTTACGATGCAACGTCCTGCGCGGGCGTGCTTCCGGTTCCGAACACGTTCACGAAACAGTTCGATAACCTGGGCGCGTTCGTTCAGCCGTCGCAAATCGTAGCGAACGTCCAAGTGAGCTATGAGGCTTCGCCGAAGATCACCCTGATCGGGACCTTCGCGAACGTCGTCAACAGCTGCTTCGGCGGTTCGAAGACCGCGTGGACCTCGAACGACCACAACGTCTGCTCCTACAACATCGTAGGCGCCGGCGCAATTCCCCCGGTCGGGAACGTCTACAATCCGGGTACGCCGATTTCACAGTTTGTGAAGTATCCGTATCTAGCGAACCTCGGCAGCGTCAACGTTGACGGCAGCTCCACGAAGACGCCGTTCAACTTCTTCCTCGAAGCGAAGATCAAGCTCTAA
- a CDS encoding Uma2 family endonuclease has protein sequence MREIVSDRTEVEYLDGRPYPKVSPKWSHGAAQMAIAMALARCGETLGHVVTEVRFKLEPGTEFVPDVAFVSFDRLRELGDRDAEEPPFAPDIAVEVRSPSARGTYEARKVRAYLAHGAVLVLDVDPQKRQVVAYARDGGARTYCEGESFEHEIVPWLRFEVGEVFANVRRPSTGSRPSTSSG, from the coding sequence ATGCGCGAGATCGTTTCGGATCGGACGGAGGTCGAGTACCTCGACGGGCGTCCCTACCCCAAGGTGAGCCCTAAGTGGTCGCACGGCGCGGCGCAGATGGCGATTGCGATGGCGCTCGCGCGCTGTGGTGAAACACTCGGGCATGTCGTCACCGAGGTTCGCTTTAAGCTGGAACCGGGTACGGAATTCGTGCCCGACGTTGCATTCGTTTCGTTCGATCGGTTGCGTGAACTGGGCGACCGCGACGCCGAAGAGCCGCCATTCGCGCCCGATATAGCGGTCGAGGTTCGCTCGCCATCGGCGCGAGGTACCTACGAGGCGCGCAAGGTTCGTGCGTACCTCGCGCATGGTGCGGTCCTCGTGTTGGATGTGGATCCGCAGAAGCGGCAGGTGGTGGCGTATGCGCGCGATGGCGGCGCTCGCACCTATTGCGAGGGTGAATCGTTCGAGCACGAGATCGTACCGTGGCTGCGGTTCGAGGTTGGCGAGGTGTTTGCGAACGTGCGCCGTCCTTCGACAGGCTCCCGTCCTTCGACAAGCTCAGGATGA